The Deinococcus aerophilus genomic sequence CCCGTCGCCGACCATGGCGACCGGGCCCGGCAGTTCCCCGATGATTCGCAGCTTGTCCTCGGGCAGCAGTTCGGCGCGGTACTCGGTCAGGCCAATGTCGTGCGCCACGCTCTGGGCAACCTGCTGGCGGTCGCCGGTCAGCATCACCGGGTGGGCCACCCCTGCCTCACGCAGGTCGGCGATGGCCTGGGCAATGCCGGGGCGCAGCGTGTCGGCCACGCCCATCACGCCCACCACCCGGGTGTCCAGGCCCACGATCACGCTGCTGCTGCCCTGCGCGTTCAGCCCGTCCAGCGCGGCCTGCTGCTCAGGGGTCAGGGCCGCGCCCTCGCGCGTCATCAGGCGCAGGTTGCCGGCCCAGACGCGCTCGCCCGTGTCCAGCGTGGCCGTGATGCCCAGTCCGGGTACCGCCTGGGCGCCCCGCACCGGCACCGGAGAGACTCCAGCCTCACGCGCCGCGCCCACGATGGCCTGTGCGATGGGATGTTCGCTGTGGCTTTCCAGGCCGGCGGCCAGCGCGAGGGTCCCCGGCTCATCGTCGGCCAGAAAGCGGGTGACCGTCATCTTGGCCTGGGTCAGGGTGCCGGTCTTGTCGAAGGCCACGGTTTGCACGCGGGCCAGGGTGTCCAGGGCCGCGCTGCTCTTGAACAGCACGCCCGAACGCGCCGCGGCCGCCATGGCGCTGAGCATCACGGCGGGAGTGCTGATAACGACCGCGCAGGGACTGGCCACCACCATGAAGGTCATGGCGCGGTACCACGCGGCGTCGACCGACAGCCCAAAAGCGTAGCGCAGCAGCGCAAACACAGCGGGCACCAGCAGCAGCACGGCAGTGGCGTACGGACTTTCCCAGCGCTCGGTCAGCGACTCGGTGCGGCTCTTGGCGGTCTGGGCCTGCTCCATCAGCGTGACCAGCCGCGCCAGCGTGCTTTCCCCGGCGGGACGCAGCACCTGGGCTTCCACGCTGCCGTTCAGGTTGACCGTTCCCGAGGCGAGTTCTGCGCCGACCAC encodes the following:
- a CDS encoding heavy metal translocating P-type ATPase, with the protein product MTTSTRADFAAPKQPSRFNLSPQLRFAVTMTALTLLGLLVGVAGQYLLNSPAVMWGGYLLAYLAGGIPAGREALHSLFVERKLDVDLLMVLAALGAASIGQAADGAILLFLFSLSNTLQDWAMGRTKQAIGALMNLNPDGATVRRDGRERWCELNEIRIGDVLIVKPGERIAADARVTIGQTAVDESPITGESVPIDKVVGAELASGTVNLNGSVEAQVLRPAGESTLARLVTLMEQAQTAKSRTESLTERWESPYATAVLLLVPAVFALLRYAFGLSVDAAWYRAMTFMVVASPCAVVISTPAVMLSAMAAAARSGVLFKSSAALDTLARVQTVAFDKTGTLTQAKMTVTRFLADDEPGTLALAAGLESHSEHPIAQAIVGAAREAGVSPVPVRGAQAVPGLGITATLDTGERVWAGNLRLMTREGAALTPEQQAALDGLNAQGSSSVIVGLDTRVVGVMGVADTLRPGIAQAIADLREAGVAHPVMLTGDRQQVAQSVAHDIGLTEYRAELLPEDKLRIIGELPGPVAMVGDGVNDAPALARADLGIAVASGTDVAIESADVVLMQNDLGRLAGAIRLARDARRTVILNLSFAFGVILIVAPLAVAGQIPLPLGVVAHEGGTVFVVFMGLRLLRHRL